GATTCAGGGTTAAACGTATCTTATGCTTTACGTCAAGAAGCTATTGATGCTAAGCGCCAATCATGGAAAAGCGCCACAGAAAATGGATTTGTTGTAGGTACTTATGAAGAATTAATTCCGACAGCCGATGTTGTAATTAATTTAACCCCTGATAAACAGCACACGGCGGTGGTTTCGGCAGTTATGCCTTTAATGAAAAAAGGAGCTACATTATCTTATTCACACGGCTTTAACATTGTTGAGGAAGGAATTAAAATCCGTAAAGATATCACGGTAATTATGGTTGCTCCCAAGTGTCCGGGAACAGAGGTGCGTGAAGAATATAAGAGGGGTTTTGGTGTACCAACCCTAATTGCAGTTCACCCTGAAAATGATCCGGAAGGTAAAGGTTGGGCTCAAGCAAAAGCATACGCAGTTGGAACAGGTGGCCATAAAGCTGGTGTTTTAAAGTCATCATTTGTTGCCGAAGTAAAATCGGATCTTATGGGAGAACAAACAATTTTATGCGGTTTATTGCAGACTGGTTCAATCCTTTGTTTTGATAAAATGATTGAGAAAGGAATAGATGGTGGTTATGCTGCAAAACTAATTCAATATGGTTGGGAAGTAATTACCGAAGCCTTAAAGCAAGGTGGTATTACTGCTATGATGGATCGTCTTTCAAATCCTGCTAAGATCAAAGCTTTTGAGGTTTCGGAAGAGTTAAAATCCATCATGCGTCCCTTGTTCCAAAAACATCAAGACGACATTATGAGTGGCGTATTTTCATCAACCATGATGGAAGACTGGGCTAATAACGATATTAAATTATTGACTTGGAGAGCTGCCACCGGTGAAACTTCTTTTGAAAAAACTACTCCATCCGATGTAAAAATTACCGAGCAGGAGTTTTTCGATAATGGTTTGTTAATGGTTGCTATGGTTAGAGCTGGTGTTGAATTAGCTTTTGAAACTATGGTTGAAGCAGGTATTAAACCTGAATCGGCATATTACGAATCATTGCATGAAACTCCATTAATTGCCAATACTATTGCCCGTAAAAAGCTATTTGAAATGAACCGTGTAATTTCTGATACTGCTGAATATGGATGTTACTTGTTTGATCATGCTTGCAAACCTTTATTGGCTGATTACATGAAAACAGTTGAAACAGATATTATTGGTAATAACTATAACGATGGCAAAGATAATGGAGTGGATAACAAACAGTTAATTGCCGTAAATAAAACTATTCGTTCACATCAAATTGAAGCAGTTGGAGACTTCTTACGTCAGGCAATGACAGCTATGAAGGCTATTAATACAGTTGCTTAAATACAGCAGAAGCCTCTAAAGGAGGCTTTTGTTTTACAATATTTACGTTTTTCAGAATAACTTTTCTCAATCTCAACCAAATCAAGAAATCCCCCGTTATATAGCGGGGGATTCTTGTTTCAACCTACTTAAACTAGCTCCTCTGTACCATGCGAAAAAAACAGCACATATTGCATTAAGTGAAGGTGAACGATAAACTTTCCATTTCTGTTGTTGGTCAGT
Above is a window of Solitalea lacus DNA encoding:
- the ilvC gene encoding ketol-acid reductoisomerase — encoded protein: MAEINFADTAEEIATLEESRTNYFNTLSLREKLNQLGVCEFLDNNHFADGVEVLKGKKIVIVGCGAQGLNQGLNLRDSGLNVSYALRQEAIDAKRQSWKSATENGFVVGTYEELIPTADVVINLTPDKQHTAVVSAVMPLMKKGATLSYSHGFNIVEEGIKIRKDITVIMVAPKCPGTEVREEYKRGFGVPTLIAVHPENDPEGKGWAQAKAYAVGTGGHKAGVLKSSFVAEVKSDLMGEQTILCGLLQTGSILCFDKMIEKGIDGGYAAKLIQYGWEVITEALKQGGITAMMDRLSNPAKIKAFEVSEELKSIMRPLFQKHQDDIMSGVFSSTMMEDWANNDIKLLTWRAATGETSFEKTTPSDVKITEQEFFDNGLLMVAMVRAGVELAFETMVEAGIKPESAYYESLHETPLIANTIARKKLFEMNRVISDTAEYGCYLFDHACKPLLADYMKTVETDIIGNNYNDGKDNGVDNKQLIAVNKTIRSHQIEAVGDFLRQAMTAMKAINTVA